The following proteins are encoded in a genomic region of Methanobrevibacter gottschalkii DSM 11977:
- a CDS encoding SseB family protein yields the protein MTNHKHLRTVIEDIYSNGNKLTEELTARLIHEFRYSNLYIPSKKEDNKLNFIIYEDDDSKLTPLFTDLDEFRKFYKDEDVRALQNPFELYQNVLKTTDIEGYILNPASEKYLFKKEFILAINNIPKTDFYTTNPYSEEELLNMKRSVDNKNLERFIENRANIGDFEGLFEQMANSQLFALMLSDLKLNKEMISLKKSGPVAAMYTDNVGGIYATLFTSERKMDAVKTKKYKYSQLVNLATLVNFILTEDMDGLIVNPESDNVLVPRTTLLRYSLGFEMYANDERLSESMFYLFRIE from the coding sequence ATCACAAACACCTGCGCACTGTTATTGAAGATATATATTCGAATGGAAATAAGCTAACTGAAGAACTCACTGCCCGCCTAATACATGAATTCAGATACTCCAATTTGTATATTCCCTCTAAAAAAGAGGACAATAAGCTGAATTTTATTATTTATGAGGATGATGATTCCAAACTTACTCCATTATTTACTGATTTGGATGAATTTAGAAAATTCTATAAGGATGAGGATGTTCGGGCATTGCAAAATCCATTTGAATTGTATCAGAATGTCTTAAAGACAACGGATATTGAAGGTTACATCTTAAATCCTGCTTCTGAAAAGTATTTGTTTAAAAAAGAATTTATTTTAGCTATTAACAATATTCCAAAGACTGATTTTTACACTACCAATCCCTACTCGGAAGAGGAATTATTAAATATGAAAAGGTCAGTTGATAATAAAAATTTGGAAAGATTTATTGAAAATAGAGCAAATATTGGGGATTTTGAGGGTTTATTTGAACAGATGGCAAATTCACAGTTATTTGCTTTAATGTTGTCTGATTTAAAACTTAATAAGGAGATGATTTCACTTAAAAAAAGTGGTCCTGTTGCGGCAATGTATACTGATAATGTAGGTGGCATCTATGCAACTTTATTTACATCTGAGAGAAAAATGGATGCAGTAAAGACAAAAAAATACAAATATTCCCAATTAGTTAATCTTGCAACACTTGTTAATTTTATCCTGACTGAGGATATGGACGGCCTTATTGTAAATCCGGAAAGTGACAATGTGTTAGTTCCAAGAACCACTCTTCTTAGATACTCTCTTGGTTTTGAGATGTATGCAAATGATGAAAGACTATCAGAATCAATGTTTTATCTCTTTAGGATTGAATGA
- a CDS encoding zinc-ribbon domain-containing protein: MSKFCPKCGEELVDDAKFCKNCGETIKTEQETQNNEVQNVENDHKIALILGYVCAILIPLFGLIFGIYLVTRKDSSKANYHGKIIIGIAIVIWIISFLLMM, translated from the coding sequence ATGTCTAAATTTTGTCCGAAATGCGGTGAAGAGTTAGTAGATGATGCGAAATTCTGTAAAAACTGTGGTGAAACTATAAAAACAGAACAGGAAACACAAAACAATGAAGTTCAAAATGTTGAAAATGACCATAAAATAGCTTTAATTTTAGGATATGTCTGTGCTATTTTAATTCCATTATTTGGATTAATATTTGGTATTTATTTAGTGACCCGTAAAGACTCCTCCAAAGCTAATTATCATGGGAAAATCATCATTGGAATAGCTATTGTAATATGGATCATTTCATTTTTATTGATGATGTGA
- a CDS encoding glutathione peroxidase, with protein MSIYDFEVKDGEGNTISLSQYKDKVLLIVNSATECGFTPQYTQLNEIYSEFNEDGFEILDFPCNQFGGQAPGTTEEITEVCRSKWLVPYAIFDKIEVNGENESPLYTYLKKEQPFKDITGEGSEEFKKILESINPNYMDNDDIKWNFTKFLVDRKGNAIQRFEPTEDLNDVKEAIKALL; from the coding sequence ATGTCAATATATGATTTTGAAGTTAAAGATGGTGAAGGCAATACTATTTCACTCTCACAATATAAAGATAAAGTACTTTTAATTGTAAACTCAGCAACAGAATGTGGATTTACACCACAATATACACAGTTAAATGAAATTTATTCAGAATTCAATGAAGATGGTTTTGAAATTCTAGATTTCCCATGCAATCAATTTGGAGGACAGGCACCAGGAACAACAGAAGAAATCACAGAAGTCTGCCGTTCAAAATGGTTAGTCCCATATGCTATCTTTGATAAAATTGAAGTGAACGGGGAAAATGAATCACCATTATATACATATCTTAAAAAAGAACAGCCATTTAAAGATATTACTGGTGAAGGCTCAGAAGAATTCAAAAAGATTTTAGAATCAATTAATCCAAATTATATGGATAATGATGATATTAAATGGAATTTCACTAAGTTTCTGGTAGATAGAAAAGGCAATGCAATTCAAAGATTTGAACCAACTGAAGATTTAAATGATGTAAAGGAAGCTATTAAAGCTCTTTTATAA
- a CDS encoding cation diffusion facilitator family transporter, whose translation MTRQEKIIKTSVIGIVVNLILVAFKATIGMLVNSIAITLDAVNNLTDALSSIITIIGTKLAGKAPDKNHPYGYGRVEYFASVIIAAIVLWAGITAFMESWPKILNPDATSYTAVSLVIIAVAVLVKFALGKYVKNVGEDINSQALVASGSDAFFDAVLSLSTLIAAVISVFFHVSLEGILGVVISIVIIKASVDMLRETIDSMIGSRVDSELSRKLKEYICEIPEVYGAYDLSLHNYGPEDMRGSVHIEVDDDLTAFDIHSLTRNIVYKVYDEFSIVLTIGIYARNNDYKDVREDLYNIASKYEEIIEIHGFIVNKDEDYATFDIIVDFDADREKVKERIYSEIKSKHPELDYYIIDDYDISD comes from the coding sequence ATGACTAGACAAGAAAAAATCATTAAAACAAGTGTGATAGGGATTGTTGTTAACCTGATCCTTGTTGCATTTAAAGCAACAATTGGAATGCTTGTTAATTCAATTGCCATTACATTGGATGCTGTTAATAATTTAACTGATGCGTTATCTTCCATTATTACGATTATTGGGACAAAGCTTGCAGGTAAAGCGCCGGATAAGAATCATCCTTATGGATATGGTCGTGTTGAATATTTTGCTTCGGTAATCATTGCAGCTATTGTGCTTTGGGCGGGTATTACTGCATTTATGGAATCATGGCCTAAAATACTTAATCCGGATGCAACTTCATATACTGCTGTTTCACTTGTCATAATTGCTGTTGCCGTTTTAGTTAAGTTTGCTCTTGGAAAATATGTTAAGAATGTAGGTGAGGATATTAATTCACAGGCTCTTGTTGCATCTGGAAGCGATGCATTTTTCGATGCAGTGCTGTCTCTTTCAACATTAATAGCTGCTGTCATTTCAGTATTTTTCCATGTTTCTCTTGAAGGAATTCTGGGAGTGGTCATTTCTATCGTGATTATCAAGGCAAGTGTTGACATGCTTAGAGAAACAATTGACAGCATGATTGGTTCAAGAGTTGACTCAGAGCTTTCCCGTAAACTGAAAGAGTATATCTGTGAAATTCCCGAAGTGTATGGGGCATATGATTTGAGTTTACATAATTATGGTCCTGAAGATATGCGCGGGTCTGTGCATATTGAAGTGGATGACGATCTGACAGCTTTTGATATACACAGCTTAACTAGAAATATTGTATATAAGGTATATGACGAGTTCTCAATAGTTTTAACTATTGGAATTTATGCAAGAAACAATGATTATAAGGATGTCCGTGAAGATTTATATAATATAGCTTCAAAATATGAGGAAATCATTGAAATTCACGGTTTTATTGTAAATAAAGATGAGGACTATGCAACATTTGACATTATCGTTGATTTTGATGCTGACCGTGAGAAGGTAAAAGAAAGGATTTACAGTGAAATCAAATCCAAACATCCCGAACTTGACTATTATATTATTGATGACTATGACATATCAGATTAA